Genomic window (Streptomyces sp. TG1A-60):
CGGCACCGACGGCGCCACCGCCGCCGCCCTCCGCCGCTCGACCGGGGGGACCCCCATCCGCGAGGGTGCCGACGACTTCCCGGAACAACTCGCGGAGCTGACCCGCTTCCTGGACGACGACTTCCCCGACGGCCACCCCTACCGCCGTGTCCACGCGGTCCCGGGCCCGATCCAGGGCACGTCACCCGGCGGCCTCCAGTCCCCGCACCGCCCCCCTGTCTGGCTGCTGGGCTCCTCGGGCTTCAGCGCCCGCCTGGCCGGCTCCCTCGGCCTCCCCTTCGCCTTCGCGCACCACTTCTCCGCGCGGAACACGATCCCCGCCCTCGACCTCTACCGCGAGTCGTTCCGCCCCTCGCCGGTCCTCGACGCCCCGTACGCGCTGATCGGCGTCTCGGCGCTCGCCGCGGACGAGGAGAAGGAGGCCCGCCGCCAGGTCAGGGCCGCCGCTCTGAACATGGTCCGCCTGCGCACCGGCCGCCCCGGCCTCGTCCCCACCCCGGAGGAGGCCGAGGCGCACGAGTTCAGCGTGGCCGAACAGGACTTCGTCGACACCTGGAACGCGGACGTCCTCCACGGCACCGTCGAGGAGGTCCGCACCCGCCTCGACGACCTCCGCAAGCGCACCGGCGCCGACGAGCTGATGCTCACCACGCACGCTCACAGCCCCGACGTGCGCCTGCGCTCGTACGAGCTGATCGCGGACGCCTACGGCCTGCCGGCAGCCGGGGGCGCTCCTCAGGCCTGAGGACAGGCCGCCGCCCCCAGCAGCTCCGCGATCCGTTCCGGCGGTACCGCGCGGGAGTACAGCCACCCCTGCCCGGTGTCGCAGCCGAGCCGGCGCAGCCGGGAGGCCTGCGCGTCGGTCTCCACGCCCTCGGCGGTCACGGTCAGCCCGAGCCGGTGGGCGAGCTGGACGAGGGCTTCGACGATGATCTCGTCGGCGGGGTTGGGCTGTCCGTCTTCCCCGGTCCCGCCCTCCTGCGGGCTCTCGTACTGGAACCCCCGTACGAACGCCCCGTCCAGCTTCAGCACCGACACCGGGAGCCGGCTGAGATAC
Coding sequences:
- a CDS encoding LLM class flavin-dependent oxidoreductase, producing MTADEIRGGAQGAAPVPLSVLDLVTVGAGRTATDALRTSVTLARQAERRGYHRYWVAEHHSMPGVASSSPAVILAHLAAHTTRIRLGSGGVMLPNHAPLVIAEQFGTLEAMAPGRIDLGLGRAPGTDGATAAALRRSTGGTPIREGADDFPEQLAELTRFLDDDFPDGHPYRRVHAVPGPIQGTSPGGLQSPHRPPVWLLGSSGFSARLAGSLGLPFAFAHHFSARNTIPALDLYRESFRPSPVLDAPYALIGVSALAADEEKEARRQVRAAALNMVRLRTGRPGLVPTPEEAEAHEFSVAEQDFVDTWNADVLHGTVEEVRTRLDDLRKRTGADELMLTTHAHSPDVRLRSYELIADAYGLPAAGGAPQA